The following proteins come from a genomic window of Triticum aestivum cultivar Chinese Spring chromosome 6A, IWGSC CS RefSeq v2.1, whole genome shotgun sequence:
- the LOC123131673 gene encoding DExH-box ATP-dependent RNA helicase DExH12, which translates to MANLGGGAEAHARFKQYEYRANSSLVLTTDSRPRDTHEPTGEPETLWGRIDKRSFGDRAVQAKPPELEDRLTKSRKKKERDAAASAGDADADQPRKRRRRSSAAQREESVLSLADDVVYKPQTKETRAAYEAMLSVIQQQFGGQPLDVLGGAADEVLAVLKNDKIKNPDKKKEIEKLLNPISSAMFDQFVSIGKLITDFHDASDPAAAPSGDGGDATMDDDIGVAVEFEEDEDDEESDFDQVQDDLDDDDDDVAELNRPGGMQMGGELDDDDMQNSNEGLNINVQDIDAYWLQRKITQAYEDIDPQQSQKLAEEILKIIAVGDDRDVENRLVMELDYEKFDLIKLVLRNRFKIVWCTRLARAEDQEERKKIEEEMMDNPSLAPILEQLHATRASAKERQKNLEKSIRDEAKRLLNNDSAGADGPRERRAVERDTESGWLKGQRQLLDLDSLSFHQGGLLMANKKCELPEGSFRTPHKGYEEVHVPALKPRPYGTGEKIVKISDIPGWAQPAFAGMQQLNRVQSKVYDTALFKPDNILLCAPTGAGKTNVAVLTILHQIGLHMKDGEFDNSKYKIVYVAPMKALVAEVVGNLSARLKDFNVNVRELSGDQNLTKQQIDDTQIIVTTPEKWDIVTRKSGDRTYTQMVKLLIIDEIHLLHDNRGPVLESIVSRTVRQIETTKEHIRLVGLSATLPNYEDVAVFLRVRSEGLFHFDNSYRPCPLAQQYIGITVRKPLQRFQLMNEICYEKVMASAGKHQVLIFVHSRKETSKTARAIRDTALANDTLTRFLKDESASQEILGSHTDIVKSSDLKDLLPYGFAIHHAGMARVDRELVEELFADKHIQVLVSTATLAWGVNLPAHTVIIKGTQIYNPEKGAWTELSPLDVMQMLGRAGRPQYDTHGEGIILTGHSELQYYLSLMNQQLPIESQFVSKLADQLNAEIVLGTIQNAREACSWLGYTYLYIRMLRNPTLYGLPADIMETDKTLDERRADLVHSAANLLDRNNLIKYDRKTGYFQVTDLGRIASYYYISHGTISTYNEYLKPTMGDIELCRLFSLSEEFKYVSVRQDEKMELAKLLDRVPIPVKESLEEPSAKINVLLQAYISRLKLEGLSLGSDMVYIRQSAGRLLRALFEIVLKRGWAQLAEKALNLCKMIDKQMWSVQTPLRQFPGIPKEILMKLEKKELAWERYYDLSSQEIGELIRFQKMGKQLHRCIHQLPKLNLSAHVQPITRTVLGFELTITPDFLWDDKVHGYVEPFWVIVEDNDGEYILHHEYFMLKKQYVDEDHTLHFTVPIYEPLPPQYFIRVVSDKWLGSQTILPVCFRHLILPEKYAPPTELLDLQPLPVTALRNARYEGLYSAFKHFNPIQTQVFTVLYNSDDSVLVAAPTGSGKTICAEFAILRNHQKAVSGETNMRVVYIAPIEALAKERYRDWSKKFGEFARVVELTGETAADLKLLDKGEIIISTPEKWDALSRRWKQRKPVQQVSLFIVDELHLIGSEKGHVLEIVVSRMRRISSHIGSNIRIVALSASLGNAKDLGEWIGATAHGLFNFPPAVRPVPLEIHIQGVDIANFEARMQAMAKPTYTAITQHAKSGKPALVFVPTRKHARLTALDLCAYSSAEGGGTPFLLGSQDEMDTFIGGVNEETLKNTLRCGVGYLHEGLSDLDQELVTQLFLGGRIQVCVASSTMCWGRSLPAHLVVVMGTQYYDGRESAHTDYPITDLLQMMGHASRPLQDNSGKCVILCHAPRKEYYKKFLFEAFPVESHLHHFLHDHMNAEVVVGVVENKQDAVDYLTWTFMYRRLNKNPNYYNLQGVSHRHLSDHLSELIETVLNDLESSKCVAVEEDMYLKPLNLGLIAAYYYISYTTIERFSSMLTQKTKMKGLLEILASASEYAELPSRPGEEEYIERLVRHQRFSIDKPKYGDPHVKANALLQSHFARHTVVGNLAADQREILLSAHRLLLAMVDVISSSGWLTLALNAMELSQMVTQGMWDRDSVLLQLPHFTRDLARRCQENEAKPIESIFDLAEMSIDEMRDLLQLSNSELQDVVQFFKRFPNVDMTYEVREGDDVRAGDNVTLQVTLERDMTNLPNSEVGPVHAPRFPKTKEEGWWLVVGDSSTKQLLAIKRVTLQKRARVKLEFTAAAEPGSKDYMIYLMSDSYLGCDQEYEFTVDIKEAGGD; encoded by the exons ATGGCGAACCTGGGAGGCGGCGCGGAGGCGCACGCGCGGTTCAAGCAGTACGAGTACCGCGCCAACTCGAGCCTGGTGCTCACCACCGACTCGCGGCCGCGGGACACGCACGAGCCCACGGGCGAGCCCGAGACGCTCTGGGGCCGGATCGACAAGAGGAGCTTCGGCGACCGCGCCGTGCAGGCCAAGCCCCCCGAGCTCGAGGACCGCCTCACCAAGTCCCGCAAGAAGAAGGAGCGCGACGCCGCCGCCTCTGCCGGCGACGCCGACGCCGACCAGCCCCGCAAGCGCAGgcgccgctcctccgccgcccagcGCGAGGAGAGCGTGCTCTCCCTTGCGGACGATGTCGTCTACAAGCCCCAGACCAAGGAGACGCGCGCCGCCTACGAGGCCATGCTCAGCGTCATCCAGCAGCAGTTCGGCGGCCAGCCGCTCGACGTGCTTGGCGGCGCTGCTGATGAGGTGCTCGCCGTCCTCAAGAATGACAAGATCAAGAACCCTGACAAGAAGAAGGAGATCGAGAAGCTCCTCAACCCCATCTCCAGCGCCATGTTCGACCAGTTTGTCTCCATCGGGAAGCTCATCACAGATTTCCATGATGCCAGCGACCCTGCTGCTGCTCCTTCTGGTGATGGCGGGGACGCCACCATGGATGATGATATTGGAGTTGCTGTCGAGTTcgaggaggatgaagatgatgaggaaagTGATTTTGATCAG GTGCAAGATGACttggatgacgacgatgatgatgtggCTGAGTTGAACCGTCCTGGAGGTATGCAGATGGGCGGAGAGTTGGATGACGATGATATGCAGAACTCCAATGAGGGCCTGAACATAAATGTGCAGGACATTGATGCTTACTGGCTGCAGAGGAAGATAACACAAGCATACGAAGATATTGATCCCCAGCAGAGCCAGAAGCTTGCCGAGGAGATATTGAAGATAATTGCTGTGGGTGACGACAGAGATGTTGAGAATCGCCTTGTCATGGAGTTGGACTATGAGAAATTCGATCTCATTAAACTGGTACTGCGCAACCGGTTCAAGATAGTCTGGTGTACCCGCTTAGCCAGGGCTGAAGATCAGGAAGAGCGGAAGAAGATAGAGGAAGAGATGATGGATAACCCAAGCTTAGCCCCAATATTGGAGCAGCTACATGCAACTAGAGCCTCTGCAAAGGAGAGGCAGAAGAATCTGGAGAAAAGTATCAGGGATGAGGCCAAGAGGCTTCTTAACAATGACAGTGCTGGCGCTGATGGTCCAAGGGAGCGCCGGGCAGTTGAGCGGGATACGGAGAGTGGATGGCTAAAGGGCCAGAGGCAGCTGCTTGATCTTGATAGCCTCTCCTTCCACCAAGGTGGTCTCTTGATGGCCAACAAGAAATGTGAACTTCCCGAGGGATCATTTAGAACCCCTCATAAGGGGTATGAAGAAGTCCATGTGCCAGCATTGAAACCTAGGCCATATGGAACTGGAGAGAAGATTGTGAAGATATCTGATATCCCAGGGTGGGCACAACCGGCTTTTGCTGGAATGCAGCAGCTGAACAGGGTCCAGAGCAAGGTTTATGATACTGCCCTTTTCAAACCAGACAACATCCTTCTCTGTGCTCCAACTGGTGCTGGTAAAACCAATGTGGCTGTGCTTACAATTCTTCACCAGATTGGTTTGCATATGAAGGATGGTGAGTTTGATAATAGCAAGTACAAAATTGTCTATGTGGCCCCAATGAAAGCTCTGGTTGCTGAAGTTGTTGGAAACTTGTCGGCACGGCTTAAAGACTTCAATGTTAATGTTAGGGAGCTCAGTGGAGACCAGAACCTGACAAAACAACAGATTGATGATACACAGATCATCGTCACCACACCTGAGAAGTGGGATATTGTCACGAGGAAATCTGGGGACAGAACATACACTCAAATGGTAAAGCTTCTGATCATAGATGAGATCCATCTGCTTCATGACAACAGAGGGCCTGTCCTGGAGAGTATTGTTTCTAGAACAGTACGGCAGATTGAGACGACCAAGGAACATATTCGCCTAGTTGGCCTCTCTGCAACTCTTCCAAACTATGAAGATGTTGCTGTATTCCTGCGTGTTCGCTCTGAGGGTCTCTTCCATTTTGATAACAGTTACCGGCCTTGCCCTCTTGCTCAGCAGTACATTGGGATCACTGTGAGGAAGCCACTGCAGAGGTTTCAGTTGATGAATGAGATCTGTTATGAGAAAGTAATGGCTTCTGCTGGTAAGCATCAAGTGCTTATTTTTGTGCACTCCAGGAAGGAGACATCGAAAACTGCTAGGGCCATCAGAGACACTGCCTTGGCGAATGATACATTGACTCGCTTTCTGAAGGATGAGAGTGCAAGCCAGGAGATCCTTGGCAGTCATACAGATATTGTCAAAAGCAGTGATCTTAAAGACCTTTTGCCGTATGGGTTTGCTATTCATCATGCTGGGATGGCAAGGGTAGACCGTGAACTTGTTGAGGAACTTTTTGCTGATAAGCATATACAGGTCCTTGTTTCGACAGCCACCCTTGCTTGGGGTGTCAACTTGCCTGCACATACTGTTATTATAAAGGGCACACAGATTTATAATCCGGAAAAAGGTGCTTGGACAGAATTAAGTCCTCTGGATGTCATGCAGATGCTTGGTCGTGCAGGTAGGCCTCAGTATGACACACACGGAGAGGGAATAATCTTAACTGGCCACAGTGAATTGCAATACTACCTCTCCCTTATGAATCAACAGCTGCCTATCGAGAGTCAGTTCGTATCCAAGTTGGCAGATCAGTTAAATGCAGAGATTGTTCTGGGTACTATTCAGAATGCTCGGGAAGCATGCTCTTGGCTTGGCTACACTTATCTCTACATCCGGATGCTGCGGAATCCAACGCTGTATGGCTTACCAGCAGATATCATGGAGACGGACAAAACGCTAGATGAGAGGAGAGCTGACTTG GTGCACTCTGCTGCAAATTTGCTGGATAGGAATAATTTGATAAAGTACGACAGGAAAACAGGATACTTTCAGGTTACGGACCTTGGAAGGATTGCCAGTTATTACTACATTAGTCATGGGACTATTTCGACATACAATGAATATCTGAAGCCCACGATGGGTGATATTGAGCTGTGTCGATTGTTCTCTCTGAGTGAAGAGTTTAAGTATGTTAGTGTCAGACAAGATGAGAAGATGGAGCTGGCAAAGCTTTTGGATCGTGTGCCAATTCCTGTAAAAGAGAGTTTGGAGGAGCCCAGTGCAAAGATCAATGTGCTGTTGCAAGCATATATATCTAGGTTGAAACTGGAGGGCCTCTCCCTTGGTTCTGATATGGTCTACATCAGACAG AGTGCTGGCCGACTTCTACGAGCGCTTTTTGAGATAGTTCTGAAGAGGGGATGGGCTCAGTTAGCAGAGAAGGCTCTGAATCTTTGCAAGATGATTGATAAGCAGATGTGGAGTGTCCAAACACCCTTGCGCCAGTTTCCTGGTATTCCAAAGGAAATTCTGATGAAACTGGAGAAAAAAGAATTGGCCTGGGAGAGGTACTATGACCTATCATCGCAGGAAATCGGTGAACTAATCCGGTTTCAAAAGATGGGGAAGCAGCTGCACAGGTGCATCCACCAGTTGCCGAAGTTGAACCTTTCTGCCCATGTTCAACCCATTACTCGCACGGTTTTAGGTTTCGAACTGACTATAACACCTGATTTCCTATGGGATGATAAGGTACATGGATATGTTGAGCCATTTTGGGTTATAGTCGAGGACAATGATGGAGAGTACATTCTTCACCATGAGTACTTCATGCTTAAGAAACAATATGTGGATGAAGATCACACACTTCACTTTACAGTGCCAATATATGAGCCACTGCCTCCTCAGTATTTTATACGTGTTGTATCTGACAAGTGGCTTGGTTCTCAGACGATTCTCCCTGTTTGCTTTAGGCACTTGATTCTTCCAGAAAAATATGCTCCACCAACTGAATTGCTTGATCTGCAGCCACTACCCGTcactgcattgaggaatgcacgATATGAAGGTCTTTATAGTGCTTTTAAACATTTCAACCCCATCCAGACTCAAGTGTTCACTGTCTTGTATAATAGTGACGACAGTGTATTGGTTGCTGCACCAACTGGTAGTGGGAAGACTATATGTGCGGAATTTGCTATACTAAGGAACCATCAGAAGGCTGTATCTGGGGAAACCAACATGCGTGTTGTGTATATAGCACCTATTGAAGCTCTGGCCAAAGAAAGATACAGAGACTGGTCAAAGAAATTTGGTGAATTTGCCCGTGTGGTTGAGCTAACAGGCGAAACTGCTGCTGATTTGAAACTTCTTGACAAAGGGGAGATCATTATCAGTACTCCTGAAAAGTGGGATGCACTTTCTCGCCGGTGGAAGCAGCGGAAACCTGTCCAGCAAGTCAGCTTATTTATTGTTGATGAGCTTCATCTAATTGGATCTGAGAAGGGACATGTTCTGGAAATAGTTGTCTCTCGGATGAGGCGTATTTCAAGTCATATTGGCAGTAACATCCGGATTGTGGCGCTTTCAGCGTCACTTGGAAATGCTAAAGATCTTGGAGAATGGATTGGTGCTACTGCTCATGGTCTTTTCAACTTCCCCCCAGCAGTGCGGCCAGTCCCGTTGGAAATACACATCCAGGGTGTGGATATAGCAAATTTTGAGGCAAGAATGCAAGCAATGGCAAAGCCAACATACACTGCCATCACACAACATGCAAAGAGTGGTAAGCCTGCCCTTGTGTTTGTGCCGACACGGAAGCATGCAAGGTTGACTGCATTGGATTTGTGTGCATACTCGAGTGCTGAGGGTGGCGGTACACCGTTCCTTCTTGGGTCCCAGGATGAGATGGATACTTTCATTGGAGGTGTCAATGAAGAAACACTTAAAAATACGCTGAGATGTGGTGTGGGCTACTTGCATGAGGGCCTTAGTGACCTTGACCAGGAACTGGTGACTCAGCTGTTTCTTGGTGGGAGGATCCAAGTGTGTGTTGCAAGCAGCACGATGTGCTGGGGCAGATCATTGCCTGCTCATTTGGTTGTTGTGATGGGAACCCAGTATTATGATGGCCGGGAGAGTGCTCATACTGATTATCCAATCACTGATCTGCTACAGATGATGGGTCATGCTAGCAGGCCTCTTCAAGATAACTCAGGGAAATGTGTTATATTGTGCCATGCACCTCGGAAGGAATACTACAAGAAGTTCCTATTTGAGGCCTTCCCTGTGGAGAGTCATCTCCACCATTTCTTGCATGATCATATGAATGCCGAGGTTGTTGTGGGTGTTGTAGAAAACAAACAAGATGCAGTGGACTATCTTACTTGGACTTTCATGTACAGGCGGCTGAACAAGAACCCCAACTACTACAACCTGCAGGGTGTAAGTCACAGGCATCTGTCAGATCATCTTTCTGAGCTAATCGAGACAGTGTTGAATGACCTGGAGTCAAGCAAGTGCGTGGCTGTAGAGGAGGATATGTACCTGAAGCCGCTCAACCTTGGTCTCATTGCTGCGTACTACTACATCAGCTACACTACCATTGAACGGTTCAGTTCAATGCTAACTCAGAAGACCAAGATGAAAGGTCTCCTCGAAATTCTAGCTTCAGCATCAGAATATGCAGAGCTTCCAAGTCGCCCAGGCGAAGAGGAATACATTGAGAGGCTAGTCCGTCACCAGAGGTTTTCTATTGACAAACCCAAGTATGGTGATCCACATGTCAAGGCGAACGCCCTGCTGCAATCCCACTTTGCAAGGCACACGGTGGTAGGGAACCTGGCAGCCGACCAGCGCGAGATCCTCCTTTCTGCCCATAGGCTGCTCCTGGCAATGGTTGATgtcatctctagcagtggatggcTCACTCTGGCTCTGAATGCAATGGAGCTGAGCCAGATGGTGACTCAAGGCATGTGGGATCGTGATTCTGTGCTGCTCCAACTTCCACACTTCACCAGGGACCTGGCCCGGAGATGCCAGGAAAATGAAGCGAAGCCCATCGAGAGCATCTTTGATCTGGCTGAGATGAGCATTGATGAGATGCGGGACCTGCTGCAGCTGTCAAACTCTGAGCTGCAGGACGTGGTCCAGTTCTTCAAGCGGTTCCCCAACGTCGACATGACATATGAAGTCCGTGAGGGCGACGACGTAAGGGCCGGTGACAACGTGACCTTGCAGGTGACTCTGGAGCGTGACATGACCAACCTGCCGAACTCTGAGGTCGGGCCGGTGCACGCCCCCAGGTTCCCCAAGACCAAGGAGGAAGGGTGGTGGCTGGTGGTCGGCGACAGCTCCACGAAGCAGCTGCTGGCGATCAAGAGGGTCACCCTCCAGAAAAGGGCCCGTGTGAAGCTCGAGTTCACCGCTGCTGCGGAGCCAGGGAGCAAGGACTACATGATCTACCTGATGTCGGACTCCTACCTTGGCTGCGACCAGGAGTACGAGTTCACCGTCGATATCAAGGAAGCTGGAGGCGACTGA